In Spinacia oleracea cultivar Varoflay chromosome 5, BTI_SOV_V1, whole genome shotgun sequence, a single window of DNA contains:
- the LOC110789805 gene encoding uncharacterized protein — MELKNNNEGIQGKISVVTGGVGYLGASLCLQLLKKGAFEVRTLDDIRCSSTWPSSLLSQAGVVSILGDITNKKDVEKALRGADCVFHIASYGISGKQILQTAKIDKVNIDGTRLILDVCLKFGIKRLVYLSTNNVVFRRKEIVNGDESSLPYLPLDDYTDPYARSKAIAEQLVLKYNGLPFRDNGGCFYSCAVRSAATYGPGEDNIFPRIVNYAKLGMLLSKVGDANVKTDWVYVDNLVCGLLLASIGLLDNKISERKGHPVAAGQSYFISDGSPTNTFEFIRPLLESLEYDVPKASLTLPSALVFGKIFRVLYTILYPFLNISWLPQPLILPAEVYKIGVTHYFSLQKAEEELGYKPIVSPQEGMAAMIWYWQDRKRRNVDRPKLYAWLFCVFGLSALIVVNLLPDIGPVRAIALFIFRSMRNVQIASCIVATVHISEAIFAWFLAKKVDSVNARGWFWQTLLLATFSLRLLLARAGPVV; from the exons atggaattgaaaaataataatgaaggAATACAAGGGAAGATTTCGGTAGTGACAGGAGGAGTGGGGTACTTGGGTGCATCTCTCTGTTTACAGCTTCTTAAAAAAGGCGCTTTTGAGGTTCGAACCCTTGACGACATCCGTTGTTCTTCAACATGGCCGTCGTCTCTACTCTCTCAAGCTGGTGTTGTTTCCATTCTTG GGGACATTACGAATAAAAAGGATGTTGAGAAAGCTCTACGAGGGGCAGACTGTGTTTTCCATATCGCTTCTTATGGCATATCAGGAAAACAAATACTTCAGACTGCTAAAATTGATAAGGTTAACATAGATGGAACTCGCCTTATACTGGACGTCTGTCTGAAATTCGGGATCAAGAGACTTGTGTATTTGAGTACTAACAATGTCGTTTTCAGACGAAAGGAGATTGTAAATGGTGACGAAAGTAGTCTTCCTTATCTGCCTCTAGATGACTACACTGATCCATATGCTCGTAGTAAAGCTATTGCTGAACAGTTAGTCCTCAAGTACAATGGCCTCCCTTTCAG GGACAATGGTGGGTGTTTTTACTCGTGTGCAGTCCGTTCTGCTGCTACTTATGGACCAGGTGAAGATAACATTTTCCCGAGGATAGTGAATTATGCCAAGTTGGGTATGCTGCTATCTAAAGTTGGGGATGCAAATGTGAAAACAGACTGGGTTTATGTGGATAATCTTGTATGTGGTCTTCTTTTGGCAAGTATTGGACTTTTAGACAACAAAATTTCTGAGAGGAAGGGTCACCCGGTTGCAGCTGGACAATCCTACTTCATATCAGATG GGTCTCCAACTAATACTTTCGAGTTCATTCGACCTCTGTTAGAAAGCCTAGAGTATGACGTACCAAAGGCCTCATTGACACTACCCTCAGCTCTTGTGTTTGGAAAGATATTTCGGGTTTTGTATACCATTCTTTATCCATTCCTCAACATTTCATGGCTTCCTCAGCCACTTATTCTTCCAGCTGAAGTGTACAAG ATTGGTGTAACACATTACTTCTCGTTGCAAAAAGCTGAGGAGGAGCTTGGGTACAAACCCATAGTGAGTCCGCAGGAAGGCATGGCAGCCATGATCTGGTATTGGCAAGATAGAAAGAGGAGAAATGTAGATAGACCAAAATTATATGCGTGGTTATTTTGTGTGTTTGGGTTGTCTGCTCTCATTGTTGTCAACTTGTTACCAGATATTGGTCCTGTTAGAGCCATTGCTCTTTTCATATTCAGATCAATGAGGAATGTTCAGATAGCTTCGTGTATCGTGGCAACTGTACATATTTCAGAAGCCATCTTTGCATGGTTCCTAGCGAAAAAGGTGGACTCTGTGAATGCTAGAGGTTGGTTTTGGCAAACACTGCTTCTTGCGACTTTCTCATTGCGTCTTCTGTTGGCAAGGGCAGGACCTGTTGTCTAG